One region of Gopherus evgoodei ecotype Sinaloan lineage chromosome 23, rGopEvg1_v1.p, whole genome shotgun sequence genomic DNA includes:
- the LIMD2 gene encoding LIM domain-containing protein 2 has protein sequence MFQAKGPASATSTHEAKSNSGGSTVQRSKSFSLKAQVKEMCAACQKPVYPMERLVADKFVFHNACFCCKHCHAKLSLGSYAALHGEFYCKPHFQQLFKSKGNYDEGFGRKQHKELWVHKEVESGTKTA, from the exons ATGTTCCAGGCCAAGGGACCAGCCAGCGCGACCTCCACTCAC GAGGCAAAGAGCAACTCTGGAGGCAGCACGGTGCAGCGTTCCAAG TCGTTCAGCCTGAAAGCCCAGGTGAAGGAGATGTGCGCGGCCTGCCAGAAACCCGTCTACCCCATGGAGCGGCTGGTGGCCGATAAATTCGTCTTCCATAACGCCTGCTTCTGCTGCAAGCACTGCCATGCCAAGCTCag CCTGGGCAGCTACGCGGCGCTGCACGGCGAGTTCTACTGCAagccccacttccagcagctgTTCAAGAGCAAAGGCAACTACGACGAGGGGTTCGGGCGCAAGCAGCACAAGGAGTTGTGGGTGCACAAGGAGGTGGAGAGCGGGACCAAAACGGCTTGA